A single genomic interval of Campylobacterota bacterium harbors:
- the flgB gene encoding flagellar basal body rod protein FlgB has product MGLMISKAHELMNAALDYRAARQDMIAGNIANADTPFYRPRDIRFEETLAQKSAAIFGPKNQVLPMARTNGAHLSGTNGISDPKPTVFFRDGHMARNDGNSVDLDVETTEMAKNSMMYNAIIAAKKKGTGIYKSVIDASSKTS; this is encoded by the coding sequence ATGGGTTTGATGATTTCAAAAGCACATGAACTGATGAATGCAGCGCTTGATTACCGCGCCGCACGACAGGATATGATCGCGGGCAACATCGCCAACGCCGACACCCCTTTTTACCGTCCCAGAGACATTCGGTTCGAAGAGACGCTCGCCCAAAAAAGTGCCGCCATCTTCGGACCCAAAAACCAGGTTCTGCCGATGGCGCGGACGAACGGCGCCCATCTGAGCGGTACAAACGGGATTTCCGATCCCAAACCGACGGTTTTTTTCCGCGACGGCCACATGGCGCGCAACGACGGGAACAGCGTCGATCTCGATGTCGAAACGACCGAAATGGCCAAAAACTCGATGATGTACAACGCCATCATCGCGGCCAAGAAAAAAGGGACCGGCATCTACAAAAGCGTTATCGACGCTTCATCCAAAACATCGTAA